From a region of the Vagococcus coleopterorum genome:
- a CDS encoding PSP1 domain-containing protein, translating to MVEVVGVRFRESGHVYYYLPADGRYEFRDRVLVDNKKSKQLAEVVYPSKTLAEADVPDELKPIIKHATVADIEKAAKNEEDAKEAFKIAKKKISQHELEMKLIHAEYAFDRSKLIFQFTADGRIDFRNLVKDLAAAFKTRIELRQIGIRDEAKILGGIGPCGRQLCCSTFLGDFIPVSIKMAKDQNLSLNQTKISGLCGRLMCCLKYENDTYAQAKREMPDYGKEIDTPEGRGRVVGLNLLDRVVKVRLLSKDGVIDFEQDELKDYQASKKITSGMIKEDSNG from the coding sequence ATGGTTGAAGTAGTAGGCGTTAGATTTAGAGAGTCAGGGCATGTTTATTATTATTTGCCAGCAGATGGGCGTTATGAGTTTCGTGATCGTGTCTTAGTTGATAATAAAAAAAGCAAACAGCTTGCAGAAGTGGTTTACCCTAGCAAAACGTTAGCTGAAGCTGATGTGCCAGATGAACTGAAGCCGATCATCAAACATGCCACTGTAGCTGATATTGAAAAAGCTGCAAAAAATGAAGAAGATGCTAAAGAAGCGTTCAAAATTGCTAAGAAAAAGATTTCTCAACATGAGCTTGAGATGAAGTTAATTCATGCAGAATATGCTTTTGACCGTTCGAAACTAATTTTCCAGTTTACAGCAGATGGTAGAATTGACTTTAGAAATTTAGTTAAAGATCTAGCTGCTGCATTTAAAACACGAATTGAATTACGTCAAATCGGGATTCGGGATGAAGCTAAAATTTTAGGTGGGATTGGCCCATGTGGTCGTCAACTATGTTGTTCAACCTTCCTAGGAGATTTTATTCCAGTTTCTATTAAGATGGCGAAAGATCAAAATCTCTCATTAAACCAAACGAAAATTTCAGGTTTATGTGGTCGTTTAATGTGTTGTTTGAAATATGAAAATGATACATACGCGCAAGCAAAACGTGAGATGCCTGATTATGGGAAAGAAATAGATACCCCAGAAGGTCGCGGTCGAGTGGTTGGTTTGAATCTATTAGATCGTGTTGTGAAAGTACGGTTATTAAGTAAAGATGGCGTGATTGATTTTGAACAGGATGAATTAAAAGACTATCAAGCTAGTAAAAAAATTACTAGTGGGATGATAAAGGAAGATTCAAATGGATAA
- a CDS encoding DNA replication initiation control protein YabA: MDKKTLYDELGNVESEMTSMVQRITEMKKAVDELTEQNVTLEIENRHLRERLVELDGQEGEVVAEAQALSKSRMNLEKIYEDGFHVCNFSYGTRRENDEPCAFCLDVIYGDRK; this comes from the coding sequence ATGGATAAGAAAACCTTGTATGATGAATTGGGGAATGTTGAGTCTGAAATGACATCAATGGTTCAACGCATTACTGAAATGAAAAAAGCAGTAGATGAGTTAACAGAACAAAACGTCACGTTAGAAATTGAAAACCGTCATTTGCGTGAGCGTTTAGTAGAGTTAGATGGTCAAGAAGGAGAAGTTGTGGCAGAGGCACAAGCCTTGTCCAAATCACGTATGAATCTAGAAAAAATTTACGAAGATGGTTTTCATGTTTGTAATTTTTCTTATGGCACACGACGTGAAAATGATGAACCATGTGCATTTTGCTTGGACGTTATCTATGGTGACCGTAAGTAG
- the rsmI gene encoding 16S rRNA (cytidine(1402)-2'-O)-methyltransferase, which produces MFKQKSYDKLYTGGTLYLVPTPIGNLQDMTFRSVETLKKVEYIASEDTRNTQKLLNHFEINTPQISFHDHNYKERIPELLVKLQHGESIAQVSDAGMPSISDPGHELVVAAIAQGIPVVPLPGATAGVTALVASGLPADRFSFYGFLKRKKNEQQTELKNLLNQVETQIFYESPHRVKATVANFIEVFGPDRQVVLCRELTKLHEEFLRGTAEEVYQYLADHDVKGECCLLLEGATQVVTDEESWQEWSVSEHLTYMIEQEGLTSKDAIKQVAKLRKVPKQEVYMIYHQ; this is translated from the coding sequence GTGTTTAAACAGAAAAGTTATGACAAATTATATACAGGCGGGACACTCTACTTGGTACCTACTCCAATTGGTAATTTACAAGATATGACGTTCCGTTCAGTAGAAACACTTAAAAAAGTTGAATATATTGCAAGCGAAGATACTAGAAACACTCAAAAATTACTTAATCATTTTGAAATCAATACACCGCAAATTAGTTTTCACGACCATAACTATAAAGAACGTATTCCGGAATTGTTAGTTAAGTTACAACATGGGGAATCGATTGCTCAAGTTAGTGATGCGGGTATGCCGTCGATTAGTGATCCGGGTCATGAATTAGTAGTTGCGGCGATTGCACAAGGGATTCCTGTTGTACCGTTACCAGGAGCTACCGCTGGGGTGACGGCGTTAGTTGCTTCAGGACTACCGGCTGACCGCTTTTCTTTTTACGGCTTTTTGAAACGTAAGAAGAATGAGCAACAAACTGAATTGAAAAATTTACTGAATCAAGTTGAAACCCAAATATTTTATGAATCACCTCATCGTGTTAAAGCGACAGTAGCTAATTTTATTGAGGTGTTTGGTCCCGATAGACAAGTCGTTTTATGTCGAGAACTAACAAAGCTTCACGAGGAGTTTTTAAGAGGGACTGCTGAGGAAGTTTATCAGTACTTAGCAGATCATGACGTTAAAGGGGAATGTTGTTTATTGTTAGAAGGTGCCACTCAAGTAGTGACTGATGAAGAGTCTTGGCAAGAGTGGAGCGTGTCTGAACATTTGACCTACATGATTGAACAAGAAGGGCTTACTTCTAAAGATGCCATTAAGCAAGTTGCTAAATTAAGAAAAGTCCCAAAACAAGAAGTCTATATGATTTATCACCAATAA
- a CDS encoding APC family permease codes for MNQKQLRWQNIAMMAFVTVWGLGNVVNNFAQQGLTVVVSWILIMALYFVPYALSVGQLGSTFKESAGGVSSWIKETSTTKLAYYAAWTYWVVHIPYLAQKPQGILLALSWLFKGNGNFVNTVDAKVVSLICLAIFLVFLWVASKGLTTLKMIGNMAGTAMFVMSLLFILLAVSAPALRGTEVATANMTSLSTYMPKFDFAYLTTVSMLVFAVGGCEKISPYVNNTKNPAKEFPKGMLVLAGMVAVCALLGSIAMGMLFDANNIPADFMANGAYSAFERLGVHYNVGNLFVILYAIANAMAQISALAFSIDAPLKILLSDADPDYIPEKLSRLNKKGTPVNGYIFTGILVTILIVVPSLGIGNMNELFKWLTNLNSVVMPMRYLWVFLAFMWINKQHQKFSSEYKFVKNPKIGYLIGLWCFAFTAFACLLGMVPKVEYASAPKEYIFQLIMNILTPIVLIALGAIMPAIARRGKNKA; via the coding sequence ATGAATCAAAAGCAATTGAGATGGCAAAATATTGCAATGATGGCCTTTGTAACCGTTTGGGGACTAGGTAATGTTGTTAATAACTTTGCACAACAAGGATTAACAGTGGTTGTATCATGGATTTTAATTATGGCATTATATTTTGTTCCGTATGCACTGAGTGTTGGTCAATTAGGTTCAACATTTAAAGAGTCTGCGGGTGGTGTGTCATCATGGATTAAAGAAACCTCAACGACCAAATTAGCTTATTATGCAGCGTGGACTTATTGGGTTGTACATATTCCTTACTTAGCTCAAAAGCCTCAAGGTATCTTATTGGCGTTAAGTTGGTTATTTAAAGGAAATGGGAACTTTGTTAATACGGTTGATGCAAAAGTCGTTTCACTAATTTGTTTGGCAATTTTCTTAGTGTTCCTATGGGTTGCTTCAAAAGGTTTAACAACGTTGAAAATGATCGGTAACATGGCAGGAACTGCTATGTTTGTTATGTCGCTATTATTTATTTTATTAGCCGTATCAGCTCCAGCGTTGAGAGGAACAGAAGTTGCAACAGCAAACATGACTAGTTTATCAACCTACATGCCGAAGTTTGATTTTGCCTATTTAACAACGGTATCCATGTTAGTCTTTGCCGTAGGTGGTTGTGAAAAGATTTCTCCTTATGTAAATAATACAAAAAATCCTGCTAAAGAATTCCCCAAAGGGATGTTAGTTTTAGCTGGGATGGTTGCTGTCTGTGCGTTACTTGGTTCAATTGCGATGGGAATGTTGTTTGATGCGAATAATATTCCTGCTGACTTCATGGCCAATGGTGCTTATAGTGCTTTCGAGCGTCTAGGAGTTCACTATAATGTTGGCAATCTATTTGTTATTTTATATGCGATTGCAAATGCCATGGCACAAATTTCTGCGCTAGCATTCTCAATTGATGCACCGTTGAAAATCTTACTTTCAGATGCGGATCCAGATTATATCCCTGAAAAATTATCTCGTTTAAATAAAAAAGGCACACCAGTTAATGGTTATATCTTTACTGGTATTCTTGTAACAATCTTAATCGTGGTACCGTCATTGGGTATCGGCAATATGAATGAATTATTCAAATGGTTAACAAACTTAAACTCGGTTGTTATGCCAATGCGCTATTTATGGGTATTCTTAGCCTTTATGTGGATTAATAAACAACATCAAAAATTCTCATCAGAATACAAATTTGTTAAGAATCCAAAAATTGGTTACTTAATTGGTTTATGGTGTTTTGCATTTACAGCCTTTGCTTGTTTACTAGGAATGGTTCCGAAAGTGGAGTATGCTTCTGCCCCTAAAGAGTATATTTTCCAATTGATTATGAATATCTTAACACCGATTGTATTAATCGCATTAGGTGCTATCATGCCAGCGATTGCACGTCGTGGAAAAAATAAAGCATAA
- a CDS encoding TetR/AcrR family transcriptional regulator, with amino-acid sequence MPKETFFNLPLDKQERLMEAARVEFARAPLQEASIAKIVKLADISRGSFYQYFEDKEDLYYYYFEKIRTNNEQKLEYQLKKHKGDIFNAAKNYFDEWIFEVLKGPHCEFYRNLLMFMDYRGTAKVSPEIANNDEWVEKNKQRAEKHKEKVASLMDIIDTSTLKVDDDGHLSMLIKLVTGMMFTSINHAYKMEMHGMIVDIDEIKKEFNTKLEWIQFGVTK; translated from the coding sequence ATGCCGAAAGAAACATTTTTTAATTTACCACTAGATAAGCAAGAAAGATTAATGGAAGCAGCTCGTGTTGAATTTGCTCGAGCACCATTACAGGAAGCTTCTATTGCAAAAATTGTTAAACTTGCTGATATTTCAAGAGGAAGTTTTTATCAATATTTTGAAGATAAAGAAGATCTTTACTATTACTATTTTGAAAAGATTCGGACAAACAATGAACAAAAATTAGAATATCAATTAAAAAAACATAAGGGTGATATTTTTAATGCTGCCAAAAATTATTTTGATGAATGGATTTTTGAAGTGTTAAAAGGTCCTCACTGTGAGTTCTACCGCAATTTATTGATGTTTATGGATTATCGAGGTACGGCGAAAGTGTCGCCAGAGATTGCTAATAACGATGAGTGGGTAGAGAAAAATAAACAGCGTGCTGAAAAGCATAAAGAAAAAGTAGCAAGTTTGATGGATATTATTGATACATCGACATTGAAGGTTGATGATGACGGTCATTTATCTATGTTAATCAAACTTGTGACGGGGATGATGTTTACGTCGATTAATCACGCCTATAAAATGGAAATGCATGGAATGATTGTTGATATTGATGAAATAAAAAAAGAATTTAATACCAAACTGGAATGGATTCAGTTTGGGGTAACTAAGTAA
- a CDS encoding ABC transporter ATP-binding protein, with the protein MIKIIKRMSIVSVIAALFFMVIQVVSDLYLPNLTSNIIDKGVATGDIDYIWKIGFIMIGFSLFSIVAAVGNTYFATKESQKIGKTLRSEIFQKVSFASHNQMDKVGTASLITRTTNDVNQIQMVIQMFLRLMINAPIMLVGASIMAYRKNAELTKVFIITIPLMIILIGVIMYFAVPLFKSMQKKTDKLNLVFREGLTGVRVVRAFNRTDFEEERFAEANEDFVATAIKVNTIMAMMIPLVTLIMSGTSVLIVWNGSHLIADMQMEIGHMVAFMSYAMQILVSFMMLSMIFIFVPRGQASAARINEVLELEDDIIPAENPVSLADSKEPISLTFDHVDYRYEGAEKLALSDVDFNLKGGQTLAIIGGTGSGKTTLVNLIPRFYNVEAGAVKVNGLPVDQVNKEELIDHIGFVPQKAMLFTGTIRDNMLYGKEDATDEEIWKALEIAQAKDFVSGLEDGLESHVEQGGGNFSGGQRQRLCIARALVKEADIFIFDDSFSALDFKTDARLRKALKENVTDEIVVIVAQRISTVVDADLILVIDEGEIVGQGTHDELKENCQTYQEIISSQLREEEIA; encoded by the coding sequence ATGATTAAAATTATTAAACGCATGTCAATCGTGTCCGTAATAGCTGCGCTGTTTTTTATGGTAATTCAAGTTGTAAGTGATTTGTATTTACCGAATCTAACGTCAAATATTATTGACAAAGGTGTTGCTACTGGCGATATTGATTATATTTGGAAAATTGGTTTCATTATGATTGGTTTTTCATTATTTAGTATTGTTGCAGCAGTGGGTAACACGTATTTTGCAACAAAAGAATCACAAAAAATTGGGAAGACACTTCGTTCGGAAATTTTCCAAAAAGTAAGTTTTGCTTCTCATAACCAAATGGATAAAGTTGGGACGGCTTCGTTAATTACAAGAACAACCAACGATGTGAATCAAATCCAAATGGTGATTCAAATGTTTTTACGCTTGATGATTAATGCTCCTATCATGTTAGTTGGAGCAAGCATTATGGCCTATCGTAAAAATGCAGAATTAACAAAAGTATTTATCATCACAATTCCGTTAATGATTATTTTAATTGGTGTGATTATGTATTTTGCTGTTCCATTGTTCAAGAGCATGCAAAAGAAAACAGATAAATTAAATCTCGTTTTCCGTGAAGGTTTAACAGGGGTTCGTGTAGTTCGTGCTTTTAACAGAACTGATTTTGAAGAAGAACGTTTTGCTGAAGCCAATGAAGACTTTGTAGCAACAGCGATTAAAGTGAATACCATAATGGCAATGATGATTCCCTTAGTGACATTAATTATGAGTGGAACGAGTGTCTTGATTGTTTGGAATGGTAGTCATTTGATTGCCGATATGCAAATGGAAATCGGTCATATGGTGGCGTTCATGTCGTATGCGATGCAAATTTTAGTCAGCTTTATGATGTTATCAATGATTTTTATTTTCGTTCCGCGTGGGCAAGCGTCAGCTGCTCGTATCAATGAAGTTTTAGAATTAGAAGACGACATTATTCCAGCAGAAAATCCTGTGTCACTAGCAGATTCAAAAGAGCCTATTTCATTAACATTTGATCATGTTGATTATCGTTATGAAGGGGCAGAGAAATTGGCGTTGTCAGATGTTGACTTTAACCTTAAAGGTGGTCAAACATTGGCAATTATTGGTGGTACGGGTTCAGGTAAAACGACCTTAGTTAATTTAATTCCGCGCTTTTACAATGTTGAGGCGGGAGCTGTTAAAGTGAATGGCTTGCCTGTGGACCAAGTGAATAAGGAAGAATTAATTGACCATATTGGTTTTGTTCCGCAGAAAGCGATGTTATTTACAGGAACAATTCGCGATAACATGTTATATGGGAAAGAAGATGCCACAGACGAAGAAATTTGGAAAGCGTTAGAAATTGCCCAAGCTAAAGACTTTGTTTCAGGACTTGAAGATGGTTTAGAGAGTCATGTTGAACAAGGTGGCGGTAATTTCTCTGGCGGTCAACGTCAACGTTTATGTATTGCCCGTGCACTTGTTAAAGAAGCTGATATCTTTATCTTTGATGATTCATTCTCAGCGTTAGACTTTAAAACAGATGCTCGTTTAAGAAAAGCGTTGAAAGAAAATGTGACAGATGAAATTGTTGTCATTGTGGCGCAACGTATTAGTACAGTTGTGGATGCAGATTTAATTTTAGTAATTGATGAAGGTGAAATTGTGGGACAAGGCACCCATGATGAATTGAAAGAGAACTGTCAAACGTATCAAGAAATTATTAGTTCTCAATTGAGAGAGGAGGAAATTGCATGA
- a CDS encoding ABC transporter ATP-binding protein, translating to MSGPRGGQRVGSKPEKAKNFWGTTKRLLKYMSNRAYAILLVVILAIAATIFQIGTPKVLGKATTEVAKGIAKGYAQMQQGIKLEQFPVDFTKVGQILLIVIGMYLISAIFNFCQQFIMTRVSQRTVYQMRQDLKVKMNKVPINYYDTHSNGDIMSRAINDMDNISSTLQQSLTQLVTSFVTVIGVLIMMISISWTLTFVALATVPLSLIVVMIIAPRSQKHFSNQQKSLGLLNNQTEETYGGHNVIKSFNYEAKAIEVFEEQNEKLYDAGRRAQFISAMIMPLMNFIKNLGYVFVAVLGGVKVANGRMDLGDVQAFLQYTNQFSQPITQIANLLNTIQSTIASAERVFEVLDEEEMSEEPSGIAPIETDKKVIFDNVEFGYEENNLLMTDFNLEVNQGEMIAVVGPTGAGKTTLINLLERFYDVSAGSVKLDGVDIRDMSREELRQRFSIVLQDSWLFTGSIKENIQYGNDEADEVALAAATKAAHVDDFVRRLPEGYDTVLNEDASNISQGQRQLLTIARAFLADPEILILDEATSSVDTRTESLIQAAMNRLLEGRTSFVVAHRLSTIRDADKIIVMDKGQIVEIGNHDELMAKNGFYADLYNSQFSEEVAI from the coding sequence ATGAGTGGACCAAGAGGCGGACAGCGAGTAGGTAGTAAACCAGAAAAAGCTAAAAATTTCTGGGGAACGACTAAACGATTATTAAAATATATGTCAAATCGTGCTTATGCGATTTTACTTGTGGTGATCTTAGCGATCGCAGCAACAATCTTCCAAATCGGAACACCTAAAGTTTTAGGTAAAGCAACGACTGAGGTAGCCAAAGGGATTGCTAAAGGCTATGCTCAAATGCAACAAGGGATTAAACTTGAGCAATTTCCTGTAGATTTTACAAAAGTTGGTCAGATTTTATTAATTGTCATTGGGATGTACTTAATTTCGGCAATTTTTAATTTCTGTCAACAGTTCATCATGACCCGTGTCTCACAACGAACGGTCTACCAAATGCGTCAAGATTTAAAAGTGAAGATGAATAAAGTTCCAATTAACTATTATGATACTCATTCAAATGGCGATATCATGTCACGTGCTATTAACGATATGGATAATATCTCAAGCACCTTACAACAAAGTTTAACGCAATTAGTGACAAGTTTTGTGACAGTCATCGGTGTTTTAATTATGATGATTTCAATTAGTTGGACTTTAACATTTGTAGCATTAGCAACAGTCCCATTAAGTTTGATTGTGGTGATGATTATTGCGCCACGTTCGCAAAAACATTTCAGTAACCAACAAAAGAGTTTGGGATTGTTGAATAACCAAACAGAAGAAACATACGGTGGTCACAATGTTATTAAAAGTTTCAATTACGAAGCCAAGGCAATTGAAGTCTTCGAAGAACAAAATGAAAAACTATATGATGCTGGTCGTCGTGCCCAATTTATTTCAGCGATGATTATGCCATTGATGAACTTCATTAAAAACTTAGGCTATGTTTTTGTTGCTGTTTTAGGTGGAGTGAAAGTTGCGAATGGTCGCATGGACTTAGGGGATGTGCAAGCGTTCCTACAATATACAAATCAATTTTCGCAACCAATCACTCAAATTGCTAACTTGTTAAATACGATTCAATCGACGATTGCTTCGGCTGAACGTGTTTTCGAGGTTTTAGACGAAGAAGAAATGTCAGAAGAACCTAGTGGAATCGCTCCGATTGAAACAGACAAAAAAGTTATTTTTGACAACGTCGAATTTGGTTACGAAGAAAATAATTTGTTGATGACTGATTTCAATTTAGAAGTCAATCAAGGTGAGATGATAGCGGTCGTTGGTCCGACTGGGGCAGGTAAGACAACCTTAATTAATTTACTTGAACGTTTCTACGATGTTAGTGCAGGTTCAGTTAAATTAGATGGTGTTGATATTCGCGATATGAGTCGTGAAGAATTACGTCAACGCTTCTCAATTGTTTTACAAGATAGCTGGTTGTTTACGGGTTCTATTAAAGAAAATATTCAATATGGTAATGATGAAGCAGATGAAGTAGCGCTTGCTGCTGCCACTAAAGCAGCTCATGTGGATGACTTTGTTCGTCGTCTGCCAGAGGGATACGACACGGTCTTAAATGAGGATGCAAGTAATATTTCTCAAGGTCAACGCCAATTATTAACGATTGCCCGTGCTTTCTTAGCGGATCCAGAGATTTTAATTTTAGACGAAGCAACATCAAGTGTCGATACACGGACGGAATCACTCATTCAAGCTGCAATGAATCGTTTGCTTGAAGGGCGTACAAGTTTTGTTGTCGCTCATAGATTGTCAACTATCCGTGATGCAGATAAGATTATTGTGATGGATAAAGGACAAATTGTCGAAATTGGCAATCACGATGAATTAATGGCTAAAAATGGTTTTTATGCTGATTTATATAACAGTCAATTTTCTGAAGAAGTAGCGATTTAA
- a CDS encoding VOC family protein, whose translation MTVFNKTSPLLDVISLKVKDSEKSLQFYCDYLGLDMIIEENNIAYLGSKATGRPMVALYEYPEGIESLPEQNVLARFAISVPTNKWFTDIKERLLKADYEFSAFKSESNHDVIRVLDPENHTLDLLNMNTVNPYLEAQAKKHEGIIKPTFFLRGPAKTHEELEIHAVRLAVADIVESHKFYTEILGFTEKLDEKGLKLEVNPEEEDYLRLATSSEKIATDDNFLGLDYLAFRLPDKEELEKYVAFLKDKGQDVYYNKRQGLLQIDDPDGNHLWFYR comes from the coding sequence ATGACTGTTTTTAATAAAACGAGCCCTCTGCTAGATGTCATCTCATTAAAAGTAAAAGATAGTGAAAAGTCATTACAATTTTATTGTGACTATTTAGGCTTAGATATGATCATTGAAGAAAATAATATCGCCTATTTAGGCTCTAAGGCAACGGGAAGACCCATGGTTGCTTTATATGAATACCCAGAGGGGATTGAAAGCTTGCCAGAACAAAATGTTTTAGCGCGGTTTGCGATTTCTGTACCAACGAATAAGTGGTTTACTGATATTAAAGAACGTTTGCTAAAGGCTGACTATGAATTTTCTGCCTTTAAATCTGAAAGTAATCATGATGTTATCCGTGTGCTAGATCCAGAGAACCATACACTTGATTTATTGAATATGAACACGGTTAACCCTTATTTGGAAGCGCAAGCGAAAAAACACGAAGGGATTATTAAGCCGACCTTTTTTTTGCGTGGACCAGCCAAAACGCATGAGGAATTGGAAATTCATGCTGTTCGATTAGCAGTTGCTGACATTGTTGAAAGTCATAAGTTTTATACAGAAATTTTAGGCTTTACAGAAAAGTTAGATGAAAAAGGATTGAAGCTTGAAGTCAATCCTGAAGAAGAAGATTATTTACGTCTAGCAACATCCTCAGAAAAAATTGCAACTGATGATAATTTCTTAGGGCTAGACTATTTAGCGTTTCGTTTGCCGGATAAAGAAGAGTTGGAAAAATATGTAGCATTTTTAAAAGATAAAGGACAAGATGTTTATTACAATAAACGTCAAGGTCTACTACAAATTGATGATCCAGATGGCAACCATCTTTGGTTTTATCGTTAG
- a CDS encoding UDP-N-acetylglucosamine 1-carboxyvinyltransferase, with translation MKKFVINGGRTLKGEVTINGAKNSAVALIPAAILADSPVILEGVPDIDDVHSLKEILEIMGVKVTFENNEMVIDPTDMKSTPMPSGKISSLRASYYFMGSLLGKFGEAVVGLPGGCFLGPRPIDLHMKGFEALGADVKMENGATYLNTTEDGLEGARIYMDMVSVGATINVMLAAVKAKGKTVIENAAREPEIIDVATLLNNMGAKIRGAGTDEIRIEGVTEMHGCRHSIIPDRIEAGTYIALAAAAGDGILVKNVIHEHIESLISKLEEIGVEMEIGEDSVFVHPAKNLKATDVKTLPYPGFATDLQQPITPLLLLAQGESMINDTIYQKRVNHIAELARMGAKAKVQGNTIVIEGPNKLRGAEVVASDLRAGACLVTAGLMAEGETKITNVEYILRGYDSIIEKLTALGADIKLVNEA, from the coding sequence ATGAAAAAATTTGTAATTAATGGTGGCCGTACTTTAAAAGGCGAAGTAACAATTAATGGGGCAAAAAATAGTGCTGTAGCTTTAATTCCGGCAGCAATACTTGCTGACTCACCGGTTATTCTTGAAGGAGTTCCAGATATTGATGATGTTCATTCTCTTAAAGAAATTCTTGAGATTATGGGTGTTAAGGTAACGTTTGAAAATAACGAAATGGTTATTGACCCAACTGATATGAAATCAACACCAATGCCAAGTGGTAAAATTAGTAGTTTACGTGCCTCATATTACTTTATGGGCTCGCTATTAGGAAAATTTGGTGAAGCGGTTGTCGGTTTACCTGGTGGTTGTTTCTTAGGGCCACGTCCAATCGACTTGCACATGAAAGGCTTTGAAGCTTTAGGTGCTGACGTCAAAATGGAGAATGGTGCAACGTATTTAAATACAACAGAAGATGGCCTTGAAGGTGCTCGTATCTATATGGATATGGTTTCAGTCGGAGCGACAATTAATGTAATGCTTGCAGCTGTTAAAGCTAAAGGTAAAACAGTGATTGAAAATGCTGCTCGTGAACCAGAAATTATTGACGTTGCGACATTGTTAAACAATATGGGTGCAAAAATCCGTGGTGCTGGTACTGATGAAATTAGAATTGAAGGGGTTACTGAAATGCATGGGTGCCGTCATTCGATTATTCCTGACCGTATTGAAGCGGGAACTTACATTGCATTAGCTGCTGCGGCTGGCGATGGCATCTTAGTTAAGAATGTTATCCATGAACACATTGAGAGTTTAATTTCTAAACTTGAAGAAATTGGTGTTGAAATGGAAATTGGAGAAGATTCAGTTTTCGTTCATCCAGCGAAAAACTTAAAAGCGACAGATGTTAAAACATTACCTTATCCAGGTTTTGCTACAGATTTACAACAACCAATTACACCGTTATTGCTATTAGCTCAAGGTGAAAGCATGATCAACGATACGATTTACCAAAAACGTGTCAATCACATCGCTGAATTAGCGCGTATGGGTGCTAAAGCAAAAGTGCAAGGCAATACAATTGTCATTGAAGGTCCTAACAAATTACGTGGTGCAGAAGTTGTCGCTAGTGATTTGCGTGCAGGAGCTTGTCTAGTCACTGCTGGTCTAATGGCTGAAGGTGAAACGAAGATTACTAATGTAGAATACATCCTACGTGGTTATGATTCAATTATTGAAAAATTAACGGCGCTTGGGGCAGATATCAAATTAGTGAACGAAGCGTAA
- a CDS encoding type B 50S ribosomal protein L31: MKENIHPNYQPVVFMDSTTGFKFLSGSTKTPEETIEWEDGNTYPLIRMEISSDSHPFYTGRQKFTQADGRVDRFNKKYGIKDENAEA; this comes from the coding sequence ATGAAAGAAAATATCCACCCAAATTACCAACCTGTAGTATTCATGGATTCAACAACTGGATTCAAATTCTTATCAGGTTCTACAAAAACTCCAGAAGAAACAATTGAATGGGAAGATGGTAACACATACCCATTAATCCGTATGGAGATCAGTTCTGATTCTCACCCGTTCTATACAGGACGTCAAAAATTCACTCAAGCCGATGGCCGTGTGGATCGTTTCAACAAAAAATATGGTATCAAAGACGAAAACGCAGAAGCGTAA